One Streptomyces sp. RerS4 DNA segment encodes these proteins:
- a CDS encoding helix-turn-helix transcriptional regulator, giving the protein MSDKNEQSTLFAAVDALLEEAAAQDGLPHPDERKRLREAAGLSQDQIAKALSVRRETVTSWETGRTAPRPPKRAAYARLLEGLSTLHPPTTPLNAVNTPHPNDPPVNAVNPQTSDVTPTPNAPHTPPPTTSGTGAAHAVTPPPLTPHIVNAPTPAPTPPRAVPPTLNAVNPTPPAPAAPAAPPAPPAVNAVNAPTLAAAPASPPTVNAVNPQTPTPPPATSPAVNPTPPAPAAPSAPAAPAAPPAPPAVNAVNATPPHPAAPTPPAAPPTLNGVNAVNAPTPAPAATPERAAPEHALARAAGAAHRTTPPGSTPPGSGAQPQFREGAGRGTAPQGHPTPRPRQAHPTPTPLEGNGPLVVLNGTDHAHAASGLLLPLPPKARTDLPTLITWALGPTADLRAPRLHRNGRDGDPLLVLTPAATEALGLPLTLEDRRTLRLPDNHPTLKLLTKAKWQLTRRGFGPWARVYRPATPTTGRQCVQLAILPWGALDPRAWGEGTAELPAPELADILTTYATRVLTPRGSTAVTGLELMTALRPPTRAARNPRTNAWESAPVPGSLTHPVDPAPPEAPDEHPVVAALYPRSHQRTPDQVLDEEAYDWIRDPELLTDAECARTHAVGIDVNMAFAAAANRLPVGLGPAVHTERPRFDPKTPGCWLADLSALPHDPLLPSPFTPHGRPPTGPAWYATPTLAYAQELGHDVHPTEAWIRPDNGPYLDAWYTRLRDAYMATMADLGVTPTLTEAEFLQAMTTHKSATHPTDDPTAATARAVLSAIKSTVKGGIGKLRERPQGAGYRPGEPWPALERPTWRPDIRAAVISTARVNMHRKMLKLSTVGLHPIAVLSDCAVYLSDGPSPLDFLPHTPEGKPLPGGFRLGVSPGMVKHEGTQPLLWAVGLLDEHINPARHIKGHDAAADGE; this is encoded by the coding sequence ATGAGCGACAAGAACGAACAGAGCACCCTCTTCGCAGCGGTCGACGCCCTGCTCGAAGAAGCAGCCGCGCAGGACGGGCTCCCGCACCCGGACGAACGCAAGCGCCTGCGCGAGGCCGCCGGCCTCAGCCAGGACCAGATCGCCAAGGCGCTCTCGGTCCGCCGCGAAACGGTCACCTCCTGGGAAACCGGCCGCACCGCCCCCCGCCCCCCCAAACGCGCCGCCTACGCCCGCCTCCTGGAAGGCCTCTCCACCCTCCACCCCCCCACCACCCCCCTTAACGCCGTTAACACCCCCCACCCGAACGACCCCCCCGTTAACGCCGTTAACCCCCAGACGTCAGACGTCACCCCCACCCCCAACGCTCCGCACACCCCACCCCCCACCACCAGCGGCACCGGCGCCGCCCACGCCGTTACCCCTCCACCCCTCACCCCGCACATCGTTAACGCCCCCACGCCGGCCCCGACCCCACCCCGGGCCGTCCCCCCAACCCTTAACGCCGTTAACCCCACACCCCCAGCACCGGCTGCACCCGCAGCTCCGCCGGCCCCACCCGCCGTTAACGCCGTTAACGCCCCCACGCTTGCCGCGGCCCCGGCATCCCCCCCGACCGTTAACGCCGTTAACCCCCAAACCCCAACACCACCCCCGGCAACCTCGCCCGCCGTTAACCCCACACCCCCAGCACCGGCTGCGCCCTCGGCGCCGGCTGCACCCGCAGCTCCGCCGGCCCCACCCGCCGTTAACGCCGTTAACGCCACGCCCCCACATCCGGCCGCACCCACACCCCCCGCAGCCCCGCCCACCCTTAACGGCGTTAACGCCGTTAACGCCCCGACCCCAGCCCCCGCCGCCACCCCGGAACGGGCGGCACCCGAGCACGCCCTCGCGCGCGCCGCAGGCGCCGCGCACCGCACCACCCCCCCGGGATCCACCCCCCCGGGGTCTGGGGCGCAGCCCCAGTTTCGGGAAGGGGCGGGTAGGGGAACAGCCCCGCAGGGCCACCCCACCCCCCGCCCACGGCAAGCACACCCCACCCCCACCCCCCTGGAAGGAAACGGCCCCCTAGTAGTCCTGAACGGCACGGACCACGCCCACGCCGCCTCCGGCCTCCTCCTCCCCCTCCCCCCCAAGGCCCGCACCGACCTCCCCACCCTCATCACCTGGGCCCTCGGCCCCACGGCCGACCTCCGCGCCCCCCGCCTCCACCGCAACGGCAGGGACGGCGACCCCCTCCTCGTCCTCACCCCCGCCGCCACCGAAGCCCTCGGCCTCCCGCTCACCCTCGAAGACCGCCGCACCCTCCGCCTCCCCGACAACCACCCCACCCTCAAGCTCCTCACCAAGGCCAAGTGGCAACTCACCCGCCGCGGCTTCGGCCCCTGGGCCCGCGTCTACCGCCCGGCCACCCCCACCACCGGCCGCCAGTGCGTCCAGCTCGCGATCCTCCCCTGGGGCGCCCTGGACCCCCGCGCCTGGGGCGAAGGGACCGCCGAACTGCCCGCCCCCGAACTCGCGGACATCCTCACCACCTACGCCACCCGCGTCCTCACCCCCCGCGGCTCCACCGCCGTCACCGGCCTCGAACTCATGACGGCGCTCCGTCCGCCCACCCGCGCCGCCCGCAACCCCCGGACGAACGCCTGGGAGTCCGCCCCCGTCCCCGGCTCCCTGACCCACCCCGTCGACCCCGCTCCCCCGGAAGCCCCCGACGAGCACCCGGTGGTCGCCGCCCTGTACCCCCGCTCCCACCAGCGCACCCCCGACCAGGTCCTCGACGAGGAGGCCTACGACTGGATCCGCGACCCGGAGCTCCTCACCGACGCCGAGTGCGCCCGCACCCACGCCGTCGGCATCGACGTGAACATGGCCTTCGCCGCGGCCGCCAACCGCCTCCCCGTCGGCCTGGGCCCCGCCGTCCACACCGAGCGTCCCCGCTTCGACCCGAAGACCCCCGGCTGCTGGCTGGCGGACCTCTCCGCCCTCCCCCACGACCCCCTCCTGCCCAGCCCCTTCACCCCGCACGGCCGACCCCCCACCGGTCCCGCCTGGTACGCCACCCCGACCCTCGCCTACGCCCAGGAGCTCGGCCACGACGTCCACCCGACCGAGGCCTGGATCCGCCCGGACAACGGCCCCTACCTGGACGCCTGGTACACCCGCCTCCGTGACGCCTACATGGCGACGATGGCGGACCTGGGCGTCACCCCCACCCTCACGGAGGCCGAGTTCCTCCAGGCGATGACGACGCACAAATCCGCCACCCACCCCACAGACGACCCCACAGCCGCCACCGCCAGGGCCGTCCTGTCCGCCATCAAGTCGACCGTCAAGGGCGGCATCGGTAAACTCCGCGAACGCCCCCAAGGCGCCGGCTACCGTCCGGGCGAACCTTGGCCCGCCCTCGAACGCCCCACCTGGCGCCCCGACATCCGCGCCGCCGTCATCTCCACGGCCCGGGTCAACATGCACCGCAAGATGCTCAAGCTCTCCACCGTCGGCCTCCACCCCATCGCGGTCCTCTCGGACTGCGCGGTCTACCTCTCGGACGGCCCCAGCCCCCTCGACTTCCTCCCCCACACCCCCGAGGGCAAGCCCCTCCCCGGCGGCTTCCGCCTCGGCGTCAGCCCCGGCATGGTCAAGCACGAGGGCACCCAGCCGCTCCTGTGGGCCGTGGGACTCCTCGACGAACACATCAACCCGGCCCGCCACATCAAGGGCCACGACGCAGCCGCGGACGGCGAGTAA
- a CDS encoding ParB/RepB/Spo0J family partition protein, which yields MSSKADKLGVSASFARAQPVGVSSRRAAIAEATGAPTSGVIPPSEVPIEALAHNPFNLREDLTEIDELAASLTARGQLQPLAVATRMAFMEAHPGQTDGLGRAPYVVIDGNRRLAAAHLAGLKTIQIHVNDALSASAADILESALIANVHRVDVAPMDQARALQELVEVHGSQAQVAKRLGKTAAWVSQRLTLLNLTPSLQEKVETGELKVEPARRIGRLPQEQQESAAAETTTPPRQRTRPPVNAVNPPTPKATPTPTPTPRITISTDSPETIADALTAHLTPDDLKAVTELLITRI from the coding sequence ATGAGCAGCAAGGCCGACAAGCTCGGCGTCTCGGCATCCTTCGCCAGGGCCCAACCGGTGGGCGTCAGCTCCCGCCGCGCGGCCATCGCCGAAGCCACGGGTGCCCCCACCTCCGGAGTGATCCCCCCATCGGAGGTCCCCATCGAGGCCCTCGCCCACAACCCGTTCAACCTCCGCGAGGACCTCACGGAGATCGACGAACTGGCGGCGTCCCTCACCGCCCGCGGCCAGCTCCAGCCCCTCGCCGTCGCCACCCGCATGGCCTTCATGGAGGCCCACCCGGGCCAGACCGACGGCCTGGGCCGCGCCCCGTACGTGGTCATCGACGGCAACCGCCGACTGGCGGCGGCCCACCTCGCGGGCCTGAAGACCATCCAGATCCACGTGAACGACGCCCTCTCCGCGTCGGCCGCCGACATCCTGGAATCGGCCCTGATCGCCAACGTCCACCGGGTCGACGTGGCCCCCATGGACCAGGCGCGCGCCCTCCAGGAGCTCGTCGAGGTCCACGGCTCCCAGGCCCAGGTCGCCAAGCGGCTCGGCAAGACGGCGGCCTGGGTCTCCCAGCGCCTGACCCTCCTCAACCTCACCCCGAGCCTCCAGGAGAAGGTGGAGACGGGCGAACTCAAGGTGGAACCGGCCCGACGCATCGGCCGCCTCCCCCAGGAACAGCAAGAGTCAGCCGCGGCCGAGACCACCACCCCCCCACGCCAACGCACCCGCCCCCCCGTTAACGCCGTTAACCCCCCCACCCCGAAGGCGACCCCCACCCCCACCCCCACCCCCCGGATCACCATCTCGACGGACTCCCCGGAGACCATCGCGGACGCCCTCACCGCCCACCTCACCCCGGACGACCTGAAGGCCGTCACCGAACTCCTGATCACCCGCATCTGA
- a CDS encoding ParA family protein: MTSPSSQSDREKVVSKLPPWLRQELKVRTAQLRVDIQDAVHQGIAHWSALASAPSPVDTSGAESFSTWLPAGQWDSFRSDAKDRGVSLIQGLAQAVRLWLEMNPAPTVKRPSVVRRIVVCNQKGGVGKTAITAGTAEALAEDPSTLHPVRVARQLARRSPGEDNAPHHPEHTTPLDLEDLPGLGMRVLLVDFDPQGHLTKQLGGQPLPIGGDSLTCHMAGEAKGPLSDLIVPVPDERFGDRLHILPACTDAFLLDVRLSTVRAREAALERALAPVESDYDVILIDCPPSLGLSMDAAIYYGRRRDAEQPGASGALIVVQAEDSSADAYDLLTSQINDLRDDLSLDIDYLGLVVNLYDGRRGYIATSSLQAWLDIKDPRVVAIVPDLKEQREAVRVKQPLFVYAPKGDQAVALRALAREIS, from the coding sequence ATGACTTCGCCTTCGTCCCAGAGCGACCGAGAGAAGGTCGTCTCCAAGCTCCCCCCGTGGCTCCGCCAGGAATTGAAGGTCCGCACCGCCCAACTGCGGGTCGACATCCAGGACGCCGTCCACCAGGGCATCGCCCACTGGAGCGCCCTCGCCTCCGCACCCTCCCCCGTCGACACCTCCGGCGCCGAGTCGTTCTCGACGTGGCTGCCTGCCGGCCAGTGGGATTCCTTCCGCTCCGACGCCAAGGACCGCGGCGTCTCCCTCATCCAGGGTCTCGCCCAAGCGGTGCGCCTCTGGCTGGAGATGAACCCGGCCCCCACCGTCAAGCGGCCCTCCGTCGTCCGCCGCATCGTCGTGTGCAACCAGAAGGGCGGAGTCGGCAAGACGGCCATCACCGCCGGCACCGCCGAGGCCCTCGCCGAGGACCCCTCGACCCTCCACCCGGTCCGCGTCGCCCGCCAACTGGCCCGCCGCTCCCCGGGCGAGGACAACGCCCCGCACCACCCGGAGCACACCACTCCCCTGGACCTCGAAGACCTCCCGGGCCTGGGCATGCGCGTCCTGCTCGTCGACTTCGACCCCCAGGGCCACCTCACCAAGCAGCTCGGCGGCCAGCCCCTGCCCATCGGCGGCGACAGCCTCACCTGCCACATGGCCGGCGAGGCGAAGGGCCCCCTCTCCGACCTGATCGTCCCCGTCCCGGACGAGCGCTTCGGCGACCGCCTGCACATCCTGCCCGCCTGCACGGACGCCTTCCTCCTCGACGTCCGCCTCTCCACCGTCCGCGCCCGCGAGGCCGCCCTCGAACGCGCCCTCGCGCCCGTCGAGTCCGACTACGACGTCATCCTCATCGACTGCCCGCCCAGCCTCGGCCTCAGCATGGACGCCGCCATCTACTACGGCCGCCGCCGCGACGCCGAACAGCCGGGCGCCTCCGGGGCCCTGATCGTCGTACAGGCCGAGGACTCCTCCGCCGACGCCTACGACCTGCTCACCTCCCAGATCAACGATCTGCGCGACGATCTCAGCCTCGACATCGACTACCTCGGCCTCGTCGTGAACCTCTACGACGGCCGCCGCGGGTACATCGCGACGTCCTCCCTCCAGGCCTGGTTGGACATAAAGGATCCGCGGGTCGTGGCCATCGTCCCCGACCTCAAGGAACAGCGCGAAGCCGTCCGCGTGAAGCAGCCGTTGTTCGTCTACGCCCCCAAGGGCGACCAAGCCGTCGCCCTGCGCGCCCTCGCCCGGGAGATCTCATGA